One genomic segment of Arachis duranensis cultivar V14167 chromosome 4, aradu.V14167.gnm2.J7QH, whole genome shotgun sequence includes these proteins:
- the LOC107483493 gene encoding COBRA-like protein 7 — MAMALHDHVFFYIFVIISAAPLSLSQPQAASSCNGIFLSYTYTGGYRLPPNTSDTADQPYRFTSELTVLNYGLEDLKSWKVFVGFRHREWLVSASNAELADGTGLPAAVGNGTVLEGSEVRDLKTAAETAGDLKQMMLTVGMVGTVFGVAPPNVPMPSTIRLSNDGFICRKPTSQGNNETHTCCTVDPNSKTNTPTDEQEFPLPQKGGDLSIIYDVTKTYDSNYWAEVTVSNKNSIGRLDHWKLSWEWINDEFIYTMKGAYPSNVDSSECIFGSQGEYYKELDFADVLNCERRPTVVDLPPSRFNDSKLGKVPFCCRNGTLLPPTMDPSKSISRFQMQVFKMPPNINRSHLAPPRNWKISGEELNPEYQCGNPVRVSPSESLDPTGLPSNTSAIASWQILCNITRNTRKSKCCVSFSAFFNESVVPCQTCACGCSAKPERTCSVAEPAVLLPPEALLVPFENRTKMAHTWAERKHLSVPNPMPCGDNCGVSINWHVNTDYRQGWTARITLFNWGETDFADWFVAVEMDKAAPGFEKMYSFNASSLDKVKNTIFMQGKEGLNFLVAEANGSNPKKDPKVPGKQQSVISFRKKNTPGIKVVDGDGFPNKVFFNGEECSLPLVYPSSGFRNEFSFVPVLLLMLLPIIWMWQ, encoded by the exons ATGGCCATGGCCTTGCATGACCATGTCTTCTTCTACATCTTTGTCATCATCTCCGCCGCGCCATTATCGCTCTCTCAGCCGCAAGCCGCCTCCTCCTGCAACGGAATATTCCTTTCTTACACTTACACGGGCGGCTACCGCCTGCCGCCGAACACGTCCGACACCGCGGACCAGCCATACCGGTTCACGTCGGAGCTGACGGTGCTAAACTACGGCCTAGAGGATCTGAAGTCATGGAAGGTGTTCGTGGGTTTCCGGCACCGGGAGTGGCTGGTTTCCGCGTCGAACGCGGAGCTGGCGGACGGCACAGGGCTCCCTGCTGCCGTCGGAAACGGGACAGTTTTGGAGGGGTCCGAGGTGAGGGACTTGAAGACGGCAGCGGAGACCGCGGGGGACTTAAAACAGATGATGCTAACGGTGGGCATGGTGGGGACGGTGTTTGGGGTGGCGCCACCCAATGTTCCCATGCCTTCCACCATTAGGCTCTCTAATGATGGTTTTATTTGTCGTAAACCCACTTCTCAAG GTAACAATGAGACACATACATGTTGCACAGTTGATCCCAATTCCAAAACAAACACACCCACAGATGAACAAGAATTCCCACTCCCTCAGAAAGGTGGTGACCTTAGCATAATCTATGATGTCACAAAAAcatatgattcgaattactgGGCAGAGGTCACAGTTTCAAACAAAAACTCCATTGGCCGTCTTGACCATTGGAAACTCAGCTGGGAATGGATCAATGATGAGTTCATATACACAATGAAAGGTGCATATCCATCAAATGTTGATTCTTCTGAATGTATCTTTGGTTCACAAGGTGAGTACTACAAGGAACTTGACTTTGCCGATGTGTTGAACTGTGAAAGAAGGCCAACCGTAGTTGATCTCCCTCCATCAAG GTTCAATGATTCAAAACTTGGTAAAGTCCCATTTTGCTGCAGAAATGGTACATTGTTGCCACCCACAATGGATCCTAGTAAGTCAATTTCAAGGTTCCAAATGCAGGTCTTCAAGATGCCTCCGAACATCAATCGTTCCCACCTTGCGCCACCTAGGAACTGGAAGATAAGTGGTGAGGAACTCAACCCTGAATACCAATGTGGGAATCCTGTTAGGGTGAGTCCTAGCGAGTCTCTGGATCCAACAGGGTTGCCATCAAATACATCTGCAATTGCAAGTTGGCAAATTCTCTGCAACATaacaaggaacacaagaaaaagCAAATGTTGTGTCTCATTTTCAGCTTTTTTCAATGAATCTGTTGTTCCCTGCCAAACATGTGCATGTGGATGCTCCGCGAAGCCAGAGAGGACGTGCAGTGTGGCTGAACCGGCTGTGCTGCTTCCCCCGGAGGCACTTCTTGTTCCATTTGAGAATAGAACAAAAATGGCTCATACTTGGGCTGAAAGAAAGCATCTATCAGTGCCTAATCCTATGCCTTGTGGTGATAACTGTGGTGTGAGCATCAACTGGCATGTGAATACAGATTACCGGCAAGGTTGGACTGCAAGGATCACGCTTTTCAACTGGGGCGAAACTGATTTCGCAGACTGGTTTGTCGCAGTGGAAATGGATAAAGCGGCCCCTGGTTTTGAGAAAATGTACTCATTCAATGCTAGTTCATTAGACAAAGTGAAGAACACAATATTCATGCAAGGAAAGGAAGGATTGAACTTCCTTGTAGCCGAAGCAAATGGATCCAACCCAAAAAAAGATCCGAAGGTGCCCGGGAAACAACAATCCGTGATctcatttagaaagaaaaatactCCTGGAATCAAAGTGGTAGATGGTGATGGATTTCCCAATAAAGTATTCTTCAATGGGGAGGAATGTTCTCTTCCTTTGGTATATCCAAGCAGTGGTTTCAGGAATGAGTTTTCTTTTGTTCCCGTGTTGCTCCTGATGTTGTTGCCAATCATATGGATGTGGCAATAG